Proteins found in one Nostoc sp. NIES-3756 genomic segment:
- a CDS encoding nSTAND1 domain-containing NTPase: protein MNKFTHNLAIAIGINQYQNGIAKLNTAKPDAETLADILRDDYQYQVELITDAEDTERKPTRNELENLLTKWLPKQLQQPAQNNRLLFYFAGHGMALESDDGPRGFLLPQDANPKNPETFLSMQVLHDALIALPCHHLIVILDCCFAGTFRWSSTRKLIPIPETIRREHYDRFIRYPAWQVITSAAHNQEALDFLSDKRGISQKSQGKKHSPFAEALFEALQDGEPDEKGRRYKKADLTKDGVITAPELYLYLRDNVETRSGERQTPGLYPLKKHDRGEYIFHDPNFDPLSLSEADPIDETNNPYRGLKPFEEEHARFFFGRQELIESLYVRIAALDNLLTVILGVSGSGKSSLVKAGLIPYLRELSKPNNDLNQWYILNPIRPGELPFTALARTIWAIADLPTTVELDSLGFLSERLSQEIKQLQPKIAEASRKYGETSRTTQRLKLEAEKFTQITTTWKQDSDTAKQLLIVEYFETLYALCATETEPESQQQWQLKQIFLACLNLLTVRLQSAPNSFVEIVKAWSQKHPGVKLLLVIDQFEELITLGRKAQPNQPSDVSEEWQQFLQLLETTLAANLPQLRILVTLRSDFEPRFLNSEALKSYWTKARFPVRAMRSDELREAIAAPASEMALYFEPANLVDRLIDEVGQMPGSLALLSFTLSEIYIKLHERWTKDSATDRALQIKDYEKLGGVLGALTSRANQEYDNFVNKGEAYKATMRRVMLRMVAIDGGGVARRRALEYELDYPDPEENKCVKEVIERFVNVRLLVKGREDKTSYVEPAHDLLIQGWGLLQEWIESKDEKENLVLQSRLAAPMFDWNSQGCTENSPLLWNQDIGRIERLKEIVDSDNCWLNKLEMHFFKASVKEHDRQARERLEKELELYIELSQRLFTGNDRLDAIAKMIEAGELLHKNKLKISKYKELNFMLIFNHFLNESREINSINIGEQVNNFSFNQDAQVIATVSGENNEKICLVDSQGKQINFEENKEGICDLAFSPDGETLVFGRRDGLVQFYTKEFNGRYALNNIQDNTKKHMSSAYCVNFSPDGNILVSAGIDRKIVFWDRRSFISTTLTKHQSPVKQVIFNPKHKLIAFTQFSLDNAKNEAINIMEYQVSPNGTYQACPRDFQSFNWLRMLKDSSKSKLCGLNPRRLISWKAPDDRYRPIYPYMTEGVQAIDFHPNGEILVAGGLKGELQIWFINKNEKHKILKYVLDDKVESISDVAFSPDGQIVASSHANGIINLWDTSEITNSSYSELQKLQSLAGHKKNITKISFTLDSKRPQLLSSSHDGTVKFWSFRDGFRAYKGDKVRKVSFSANNQIVTTVDKTGKIKLWKANGKPLDNEVIKEVAIVGEVVVNWYSLNETIVSGSIQKPIDRPLTLNFSPNEGIFVIANEDNTIGIWELNRDTKKVKLLKTLKEQPEKITAITFSIDGKVFALGSNDADGEVKLWKLDANQDVQAISTIPNVGGSIVQMSLSNDGEMIGVVINSKTEEYKIKLYRRLNDNFIDCWCSVPTRKITALRFYDENKIIVSIDEAGYVKIWSLKLLENETLKEQQPKFEHALEKIVEAAVFSLNGEKIAMATRLNERDDSYRRIQTLNLNLDSLIKTAMERHPNYLGQNMVSIISD from the coding sequence TACGGCAAAACCTGATGCTGAGACACTAGCAGATATATTAAGAGACGATTACCAGTATCAAGTTGAACTCATTACTGATGCCGAAGATACTGAGCGTAAGCCGACACGGAACGAGCTTGAAAACCTACTGACCAAATGGTTGCCTAAACAACTCCAGCAACCTGCCCAAAACAATCGCCTGCTCTTCTACTTTGCCGGACACGGAATGGCTCTTGAAAGCGACGATGGGCCGAGAGGATTTCTCCTGCCACAGGATGCTAATCCCAAAAACCCTGAAACTTTCCTGTCCATGCAGGTACTCCATGATGCCCTCATTGCCCTACCCTGCCATCACCTGATAGTTATCCTTGACTGCTGCTTTGCCGGAACCTTTCGATGGTCAAGCACCCGTAAACTCATCCCTATTCCCGAAACCATCCGCCGAGAACACTATGATCGCTTCATTCGCTATCCTGCATGGCAAGTCATCACTTCTGCTGCCCACAACCAGGAAGCCCTCGATTTTTTGAGCGATAAGCGAGGCATTAGCCAAAAGTCTCAGGGAAAAAAACACTCGCCCTTTGCTGAAGCTTTGTTTGAAGCATTACAAGATGGCGAACCTGATGAAAAAGGTAGGCGATACAAAAAAGCAGACTTAACCAAAGATGGAGTAATTACTGCCCCCGAACTTTATCTATATCTGCGTGACAATGTTGAAACCCGTTCAGGAGAGCGCCAAACCCCCGGACTCTATCCCTTGAAAAAGCACGATCGCGGCGAGTACATTTTTCACGATCCAAATTTTGACCCCCTAAGTCTGAGCGAGGCAGACCCCATCGATGAAACCAACAATCCCTATCGGGGACTAAAGCCGTTTGAAGAGGAACACGCACGCTTCTTCTTTGGCAGGCAAGAACTCATTGAAAGTTTGTATGTCCGGATTGCTGCACTAGACAATTTACTGACCGTTATTTTGGGAGTCTCCGGCTCAGGGAAATCCAGCTTAGTCAAGGCGGGGCTAATTCCCTACCTAAGAGAATTGTCCAAGCCGAACAACGACCTCAATCAATGGTACATCCTCAACCCCATACGTCCCGGTGAATTGCCATTCACTGCTTTAGCCAGAACCATTTGGGCGATCGCCGATTTGCCCACCACAGTCGAACTCGACTCGCTCGGCTTTCTTAGTGAAAGGCTTAGCCAGGAAATTAAGCAATTACAGCCTAAAATAGCTGAGGCTTCCAGGAAATATGGAGAAACTAGCCGTACTACGCAACGCTTAAAGCTGGAAGCTGAGAAATTTACCCAAATAACCACAACCTGGAAACAAGACAGCGATACTGCCAAGCAACTGCTGATTGTAGAGTATTTTGAGACACTTTATGCCCTTTGTGCAACTGAAACAGAGCCAGAATCTCAACAACAGTGGCAACTCAAACAAATCTTTCTGGCTTGTCTCAATCTCTTGACTGTGCGATTGCAATCTGCTCCTAATTCTTTCGTTGAAATAGTCAAAGCCTGGAGTCAGAAGCATCCTGGTGTCAAATTATTGCTGGTAATTGACCAGTTTGAGGAGTTAATTACCCTTGGTCGCAAAGCCCAACCTAATCAGCCGAGTGACGTTTCCGAGGAATGGCAACAGTTCTTGCAACTGCTGGAGACAACTTTAGCAGCAAACCTTCCCCAACTACGCATCCTCGTCACCTTACGCTCCGACTTTGAACCCCGTTTCCTGAACTCCGAAGCCCTCAAGTCTTACTGGACGAAAGCTAGGTTTCCAGTCCGTGCCATGCGCTCAGACGAATTACGAGAAGCGATCGCGGCTCCTGCATCCGAAATGGCACTCTACTTTGAACCAGCCAATCTGGTTGATCGCTTAATTGACGAAGTAGGACAGATGCCTGGTTCATTGGCATTGCTTTCGTTTACACTGAGCGAAATTTATATTAAATTACACGAGCGTTGGACGAAGGATAGTGCAACTGATCGTGCTTTGCAGATCAAGGATTATGAAAAACTCGGTGGAGTATTAGGCGCACTCACCAGTCGAGCAAATCAAGAGTATGACAATTTCGTTAATAAGGGAGAGGCATATAAAGCTACAATGCGACGGGTAATGCTGCGGATGGTAGCGATTGATGGAGGTGGAGTCGCACGACGAAGGGCACTGGAATATGAGTTAGATTATCCAGACCCAGAAGAAAACAAGTGTGTGAAAGAGGTAATCGAGCGATTTGTTAACGTTCGCCTATTAGTGAAAGGGCGGGAAGATAAAACTTCGTATGTGGAACCAGCCCATGACTTATTAATCCAAGGATGGGGTTTGTTACAGGAATGGATTGAGAGCAAGGACGAAAAAGAAAATTTAGTGCTTCAAAGCCGTCTGGCTGCACCTATGTTTGATTGGAACAGTCAAGGCTGTACTGAAAATTCCCCATTACTCTGGAACCAGGATATTGGTCGAATTGAACGGTTAAAAGAAATAGTTGATTCTGACAATTGCTGGCTAAACAAATTAGAGATGCACTTCTTTAAGGCTAGTGTGAAGGAGCATGATCGTCAGGCAAGAGAAAGATTAGAAAAAGAACTCGAGCTTTATATTGAACTATCACAAAGACTCTTTACTGGAAACGATAGGCTTGATGCAATAGCTAAGATGATTGAAGCAGGAGAACTTTTGCATAAGAATAAGCTAAAAATTTCTAAGTATAAAGAACTCAATTTTATGCTTATATTTAATCATTTCCTGAATGAATCAAGAGAGATTAATAGCATTAACATAGGCGAGCAAGTAAATAACTTCAGTTTTAATCAAGATGCCCAAGTGATTGCTACTGTATCTGGTGAGAATAATGAAAAAATTTGTTTAGTGGATTCGCAGGGAAAGCAAATAAATTTTGAAGAAAACAAAGAGGGAATTTGTGATTTAGCTTTTAGTCCAGATGGAGAGACTCTTGTTTTTGGCAGAAGGGACGGATTAGTTCAGTTTTACACCAAGGAATTTAACGGTAGATATGCTCTTAATAACATTCAAGATAATACAAAGAAGCATATGAGTTCAGCCTATTGTGTAAATTTTAGTCCAGATGGAAATATTTTAGTATCTGCCGGCATCGATAGAAAAATAGTTTTTTGGGATAGGAGAAGTTTTATATCAACGACTTTAACTAAGCATCAATCTCCTGTTAAACAGGTAATTTTCAACCCAAAACATAAACTGATCGCTTTTACTCAGTTTTCTCTGGATAATGCCAAAAATGAAGCCATAAATATCATGGAATATCAAGTTTCCCCCAATGGAACTTATCAAGCTTGTCCGAGAGACTTCCAATCTTTTAATTGGCTTAGAATGCTGAAAGATTCTAGCAAGAGCAAGCTTTGCGGTTTAAACCCAAGACGATTAATTTCCTGGAAGGCTCCAGATGATAGATATCGACCAATATACCCATATATGACTGAAGGTGTTCAAGCAATTGACTTTCACCCTAATGGTGAAATTTTAGTTGCAGGTGGTTTAAAAGGGGAACTCCAAATTTGGTTCATTAATAAAAATGAAAAACATAAAATTCTAAAGTATGTGTTGGATGATAAAGTTGAAAGCATAAGCGATGTTGCCTTCAGCCCTGATGGTCAGATAGTGGCATCATCTCATGCCAATGGCATTATTAATCTTTGGGATACTTCCGAAATTACTAATTCTTCTTATTCTGAGTTGCAAAAATTGCAGAGTCTGGCAGGGCATAAAAAAAACATCACTAAGATTAGCTTCACCTTAGATTCAAAGAGACCCCAATTACTGTCTAGTAGCCATGATGGAACAGTTAAGTTTTGGTCTTTTAGGGACGGATTTCGTGCATACAAGGGAGATAAAGTTCGGAAAGTTAGTTTTAGTGCGAATAATCAAATCGTTACCACGGTAGATAAGACTGGAAAAATAAAGCTTTGGAAAGCTAACGGAAAACCACTAGACAATGAAGTCATTAAGGAAGTGGCAATTGTTGGTGAGGTTGTGGTCAATTGGTATAGCTTAAATGAGACAATAGTGAGTGGCTCCATTCAAAAGCCGATAGACAGACCATTAACACTTAATTTTAGTCCTAATGAGGGTATTTTTGTAATAGCAAATGAAGATAATACCATAGGTATTTGGGAGCTAAACAGAGATACTAAAAAGGTAAAGTTATTGAAGACATTGAAAGAACAACCTGAAAAAATTACAGCAATTACTTTTAGTATTGATGGTAAGGTTTTTGCTTTAGGTAGTAATGATGCTGATGGAGAAGTAAAACTCTGGAAACTTGATGCTAATCAAGACGTACAAGCAATCTCTACAATCCCTAATGTGGGAGGTAGTATTGTACAGATGAGTTTAAGCAATGATGGTGAAATGATTGGCGTAGTTATTAATTCAAAAACAGAAGAATACAAGATTAAGCTTTATCGGCGGCTCAATGATAACTTTATTGACTGTTGGTGTTCAGTGCCTACACGTAAGATTACTGCTCTAAGGTTTTATGATGAAAATAAAATAATTGTTTCAATCGATGAAGCTGGTTATGTAAAGATATGGAGCCTAAAACTCCTTGAGAATGAAACTCTAAAGGAACAACAACCAAAGTTTGAACACGCATTGGAAAAAATTGTTGAGGCTGCTGTTTTTAGTTTGAATGGAGAAAAAATTGCTATGGCTACGCGCTTAAATGAAAGAGACGATAGCTATAGAAGAATACAAACTCTGAACTTAAATCTAGACAGCCTGATAAAAACTGCTATGGAACGTCATCCGAATTACTTAGGGCAGAACATGGTTTCAATCATCTCCGACTAA
- a CDS encoding ABC transporter ATP-binding protein, with amino-acid sequence MKSDIRTLTALQQLFHYFKPYCFQWLIAVIALLSVHVIESAIPIYLKIGIDLISKQDGNIFFPTLAILSLTVVRFAILHFGRRKNALISIYISYDLRQAFYAHLQTLGHGFYAKYHLGDLIARATNDMESIRRFFRSAVHRLVSLIGVALIAPIFMLQQSLQLTLLLLPLLLVIVVNGWYLAGRILLASAQVQAGFGKLTETVQQNLKGIRTIQSHAQEEREIIHFTGVSNGYALAHQKLINLNAILTASIVLGSGLMTLIVAGVGGSQVLTGQMSVGTLTAFIFYLAMILGVIKDSSFVVYALLNASTAATRVFDILNQKPEIQDAPASLSAQPINGQITVENLSYSYPVSAGEPSRLVLEQISLDISPGEMIAIIGRVGSGKSTLLRLLARQLEPNNGQIKVDGQYLRDIGLRHLRQNLSFVPQDTFLFAAPISDNISFDQPNRPPESIWQAARYAQIEATINKFSAGLSTLIGERGVTLSGGQKQRTSLARGLIRQTPILLLDDCFSALDTKTEALILSQLREIRNGLTTVLVSHRILATRYVDRIYVLEQGRIVEAGNHNELIAQDGYYAKLVNMQDQA; translated from the coding sequence ATGAAATCAGACATACGTACTTTAACAGCGTTACAACAACTGTTTCACTACTTTAAGCCTTATTGTTTTCAGTGGTTAATAGCAGTAATAGCCCTTTTGAGTGTTCATGTTATTGAATCTGCCATTCCTATTTATTTGAAAATTGGTATTGATTTGATTTCAAAACAGGATGGTAATATTTTCTTTCCGACTCTGGCGATACTTAGTTTAACAGTTGTGCGCTTTGCCATCCTGCATTTTGGTCGTCGCAAAAATGCGCTGATTTCAATTTATATATCTTATGATTTACGGCAAGCATTCTATGCACACTTACAAACCCTTGGTCATGGCTTCTATGCAAAGTACCATTTGGGTGACTTGATTGCACGAGCGACTAATGACATGGAATCAATCCGCCGCTTTTTCCGCTCTGCTGTGCATCGACTCGTGAGCCTGATTGGTGTGGCGTTGATTGCGCCAATTTTTATGTTACAACAGTCGCTCCAGTTGACATTGTTGCTCCTTCCTTTGCTACTAGTAATAGTTGTTAACGGCTGGTATTTAGCCGGGCGTATATTGCTGGCATCGGCCCAGGTACAAGCGGGTTTTGGTAAGTTGACAGAAACAGTACAGCAAAACCTCAAGGGTATCCGTACCATTCAGTCTCATGCCCAGGAAGAGCGTGAGATTATTCATTTTACAGGCGTGTCAAATGGTTATGCGCTAGCTCATCAAAAGTTGATCAATTTGAATGCTATTCTCACTGCTTCCATTGTGTTGGGTAGTGGTTTGATGACCTTAATCGTTGCTGGTGTAGGTGGTAGCCAAGTATTGACAGGGCAAATGAGTGTCGGCACGCTGACAGCTTTCATATTTTATTTAGCAATGATTTTGGGGGTGATCAAGGACAGCAGTTTTGTTGTGTATGCTTTGCTCAATGCAAGTACAGCTGCAACCAGAGTATTTGATATTTTGAATCAAAAGCCAGAGATTCAAGATGCTCCGGCCAGCTTATCAGCCCAACCTATCAATGGCCAAATCACAGTTGAAAATCTGTCATATAGTTACCCAGTTAGTGCTGGAGAGCCATCACGTCTGGTTCTAGAGCAGATATCCCTGGATATTAGCCCTGGTGAAATGATTGCCATCATCGGTCGTGTAGGCTCTGGTAAATCTACCTTGTTGCGTTTGCTGGCTAGACAATTAGAGCCTAATAATGGACAAATCAAAGTGGATGGGCAATATTTACGAGACATTGGGTTGAGACATCTGCGCCAAAACCTGTCATTTGTTCCTCAAGATACTTTTCTGTTTGCTGCACCAATTTCAGATAACATCTCATTCGATCAACCTAATCGACCGCCCGAATCTATTTGGCAGGCTGCCCGATATGCACAGATTGAAGCAACAATTAATAAATTTAGTGCAGGTTTATCCACATTGATTGGTGAGCGTGGGGTAACTTTATCAGGTGGGCAGAAGCAAAGAACTAGCCTAGCTCGCGGGCTGATTCGCCAAACCCCCATCTTGCTGTTGGATGACTGCTTTTCTGCATTAGATACCAAAACTGAGGCCTTGATTCTCTCCCAATTGCGAGAGATTAGGAATGGGCTGACTACAGTATTAGTTTCTCATCGGATATTGGCAACACGTTATGTAGATAGGATATACGTACTTGAGCAAGGGCGTATCGTGGAGGCTGGCAACCATAACGAACTAATTGCCCAGGATGGTTATTACGCCAAGCTAGTTAATATGCAAGACCAAGCTTAA
- a CDS encoding ABC transporter ATP-binding protein — protein MTSSKTSKTLGRLDPFKGSIDKRNSFVSSVWRLRHWMAPYRWRIALALLFAILSATSAVLVPVVISRVVVDGILMHNYRTDIPDYGQIILIQWLSTTLNTEQIIAAVLVGLLWVLLWSGFGYAFRSQLSYAALLGLSDLRRDLFAHVEHLPSAFYDRVMVGQVLTRITNDIESLSELLTGVGALAGELIPLVVAASVMLSVDAILTLKLSPFMLFVAGVIVIFRRYSSSIYQVIRATLSRLNEHLHEHLSGIEIVQMSGREALSFQQYAAINQANRVAETKAIMAETVYNPIIDNISYLAIASILWLGGQHVLNQTTTLGSVVLFLQFSDMLFRPIVALGDQANAVFRAAATCERIFRLLDWNESLSVPLQPIPLPEGLQGRIEFRDLDFCYENGKTVIRHFSLCVAPGENIAIVGPTGSGKTTLTRLICRFYDVPENSLFIDGIDIMQIDPAQIRRRVGIIFQDFHLFPGTIYENIALGNPNITLEDARQAAKVIQSLDFIEALPLGFDTVLEDRGQNLSQGQRQLLAFTRVIALNPEILILDEATASIDPETEAAIQAALEKVTANRTSIIIAHRLQTIRRVDRIVVLNHGQLVELGNHKELMLSNGFYKTLYEAQLYKDKRENTSSRLS, from the coding sequence ATGACATCATCAAAGACCTCTAAAACTCTTGGTCGGCTTGACCCCTTTAAAGGCTCAATCGATAAACGTAACTCCTTCGTCAGTAGTGTCTGGCGACTGCGGCACTGGATGGCTCCGTACCGATGGCGGATTGCTTTAGCACTGTTGTTTGCAATACTCTCAGCCACATCTGCTGTATTAGTACCAGTTGTAATTAGCCGGGTAGTAGTGGATGGTATTTTAATGCACAATTACCGAACTGATATACCAGATTATGGGCAAATAATATTAATCCAATGGTTATCAACCACACTAAACACCGAACAAATAATTGCTGCTGTTCTTGTTGGTTTACTTTGGGTACTGCTGTGGTCTGGTTTTGGGTATGCCTTCCGCTCTCAGTTGTCTTATGCGGCACTGCTGGGACTGAGCGACTTGCGCCGCGATTTGTTTGCCCATGTCGAGCATTTGCCATCGGCTTTTTATGATCGGGTTATGGTTGGGCAGGTATTGACCCGGATTACCAACGACATCGAGAGTTTATCCGAACTGTTGACTGGTGTCGGTGCGTTGGCTGGAGAGTTGATTCCATTGGTTGTTGCTGCAAGCGTAATGTTGTCTGTGGATGCAATCCTTACATTAAAGCTATCGCCCTTTATGTTGTTTGTGGCGGGTGTAATCGTCATTTTCAGACGTTATTCTAGTTCGATTTATCAGGTCATTCGTGCCACCTTATCGCGTCTTAACGAGCATTTGCACGAACACTTATCAGGGATTGAAATTGTGCAGATGTCGGGTAGAGAAGCACTGAGCTTTCAACAGTACGCCGCTATTAACCAAGCCAATCGGGTAGCCGAGACTAAAGCTATCATGGCAGAGACTGTATACAATCCGATCATCGACAACATATCCTATTTAGCGATCGCTAGTATTCTGTGGTTAGGCGGACAACACGTACTTAACCAAACTACTACCTTGGGATCGGTGGTATTGTTCTTGCAATTTAGCGATATGTTGTTCCGTCCGATTGTGGCTTTAGGGGATCAAGCAAATGCAGTGTTCCGAGCGGCGGCAACCTGTGAACGCATATTCAGGCTGTTGGACTGGAACGAATCTTTGTCAGTACCGTTGCAACCTATACCTTTACCTGAAGGTTTGCAAGGTCGAATTGAGTTTCGCGATCTGGATTTTTGTTATGAAAACGGCAAAACAGTTATTCGTCACTTCAGCCTCTGTGTAGCACCAGGAGAAAACATTGCCATCGTCGGGCCCACTGGTTCTGGCAAGACAACATTGACGCGGCTCATCTGTCGTTTCTACGATGTGCCTGAAAATAGCTTATTCATAGATGGCATCGACATCATGCAGATAGATCCAGCACAAATCCGTAGACGTGTAGGAATCATCTTTCAAGACTTTCATCTGTTCCCTGGTACTATCTATGAAAACATCGCCTTGGGTAATCCAAATATTACACTGGAAGATGCCCGACAAGCCGCTAAAGTGATACAGTCCCTAGATTTCATTGAAGCCTTACCACTAGGTTTTGATACAGTATTGGAAGACCGTGGCCAAAATCTATCGCAAGGACAACGCCAGTTATTAGCGTTTACTCGTGTCATTGCCCTAAATCCTGAAATTCTTATTCTGGATGAAGCCACTGCTAGTATTGATCCGGAAACCGAAGCGGCTATACAAGCCGCTTTGGAGAAAGTAACAGCCAACAGAACTTCTATTATCATTGCTCACAGATTACAGACTATTCGCCGAGTAGACCGCATTGTAGTTCTAAATCATGGTCAACTAGTGGAATTAGGAAATCACAAGGAATTAATGCTTAGTAATGGGTTTTATAAAACTCTTTATGAAGCGCAATTGTACAAAGATAAACGTGAAAACACATCATCTCGCCTAAGTTGA
- a CDS encoding cupin domain-containing protein — protein MITTSLNDLPEEPVSHNPEIKKKVMLRFGDLPHLTNFSQASFAPGQTAAAHAHQDMCEVFFVESGAGVIRINGQEYPLLPGNCVAIEAGETHEVINNGATELVLTYFGLRVESRET, from the coding sequence ATGATTACCACATCCCTGAACGACCTACCCGAAGAACCTGTTTCACATAACCCAGAAATTAAAAAGAAAGTCATGTTGAGGTTTGGTGACTTACCACACCTTACCAACTTTTCTCAAGCCAGCTTCGCCCCAGGACAGACAGCAGCAGCCCACGCCCACCAAGATATGTGCGAAGTCTTCTTTGTCGAATCTGGCGCAGGAGTAATTCGGATCAATGGTCAAGAATACCCCTTACTTCCAGGTAACTGTGTAGCCATAGAAGCAGGGGAAACTCATGAAGTAATTAATAATGGTGCAACCGAACTCGTACTAACTTACTTTGGCTTGCGGGTAGAGAGTAGGGAAACTTAA